A window from Bacteroidota bacterium encodes these proteins:
- a CDS encoding DUF4835 family protein codes for MSKKYILIGLIFLFGHVTAQEFKGTVSVSAAQIEGSDKTVYQAIQKALYEFINERSWSNYAFRVEEKIEVTFMLTLSERISSNEYRGRLNIIYRRPVYRTSYETPMFNYVDKDIQFSYDEGQPLIFSDNSFDSNLSSIFAFYLYMILGFDFDSFQLYGGTSFYQKAQAVVNSAQSAIEPGWKAFEGMKNRYWLAENMLNSSYSSLRQFMYKYHRKGLDMMSDNLELGRTSITESLEDLRKAYRNEPNLFSLQLVLEAKRDELRNIYMEANDIDKAKAVTILTEIDPANSSVYQKILIPRQ; via the coding sequence ATGTCAAAAAAGTATATCCTGATTGGGTTAATATTTCTTTTTGGACATGTTACTGCTCAGGAATTTAAAGGCACAGTGAGTGTTTCTGCAGCACAGATCGAAGGATCTGATAAAACGGTGTACCAGGCTATCCAGAAAGCTCTTTATGAGTTTATCAATGAACGGTCATGGTCAAATTATGCCTTTCGTGTAGAAGAAAAAATCGAAGTGACTTTTATGCTTACTCTTTCGGAACGTATCTCAAGTAACGAATATAGAGGCAGATTGAATATCATTTATCGCCGGCCAGTATATAGAACCTCCTATGAAACTCCGATGTTTAATTACGTTGATAAGGATATCCAGTTTTCTTATGATGAAGGCCAGCCTCTAATTTTTTCAGATAATTCCTTCGATTCAAACCTGTCATCCATTTTTGCTTTTTATTTATATATGATTCTTGGATTTGATTTTGACTCTTTCCAGTTATATGGAGGAACCTCTTTTTATCAGAAAGCCCAGGCCGTTGTCAATAGTGCACAGAGTGCTATTGAACCCGGATGGAAAGCATTTGAAGGTATGAAAAACAGATATTGGCTGGCTGAAAATATGCTTAATTCATCATATTCTTCTTTACGGCAGTTTATGTACAAATATCACAGAAAAGGTCTTGATATGATGTCGGATAACCTTGAACTTGGACGAACATCTATTACTGAATCCCTTGAAGATCTCAGAAAAGCATACAGAAACGAGCCAAATCTTTTTTCCCTTCAACTGGTACTTGAGGCCAAACGAGATGAATTGAGGAATATTTACATGGAAGCAAATGATATTGATAAGGCCAAGGCTGTCACTATACTCACGGAAATCGATCCTGCCAATTCATCGGTGTATCAAAAAATCTTAATTCCTAGGCAATAG
- a CDS encoding acyl-CoA dehydrogenase family protein encodes MLDFSLSDEYKAIVGKYRDFSDRWIVPNRMKYDELAQFPWDIIKAAYEEGIMNGPMPKEYGGNGYDLRGSALQSEELGAGCIGIGICIDANTLALTPLLLAGTDEQKKKFFGRIVEEKGVAAYCLTEPNAGSDVQSISSSAIRHGDKYILNGHKRFITNGEVATYHTIFAVTDPEKGSRSLTALVVPRDLPGIEIVGRLDKMGQKASVQNEIKYHDVEVPVENRLGDEGKGFPIAMRTFDRTRTGVAALSVGCARAAFEIAKEWTQKRIQFGKPIAANQAIAFMLADMATEIEAARMLTWYAAWAYDTGQKTASKLASMSKLYSSDMGMKVTTDAVQVMGGEGYSRAYPVEKMMRDAKLCQIYEGTNQVQRIVISKNILKEMKSE; translated from the coding sequence ATGTTAGATTTTTCATTATCAGATGAATATAAAGCTATAGTCGGGAAATACAGGGATTTTTCAGATCGTTGGATTGTGCCCAACAGGATGAAGTATGACGAATTGGCACAGTTTCCATGGGATATTATCAAAGCAGCGTATGAAGAAGGAATTATGAATGGTCCTATGCCAAAGGAATATGGAGGGAATGGCTATGATTTGCGTGGTAGTGCACTTCAATCTGAAGAATTGGGAGCAGGTTGTATAGGTATCGGGATTTGTATTGATGCAAACACACTTGCCTTAACTCCCTTATTACTCGCAGGAACTGATGAGCAGAAAAAAAAGTTTTTCGGACGGATTGTCGAGGAAAAAGGCGTTGCAGCATATTGCCTCACTGAGCCGAATGCCGGTTCCGATGTCCAGAGCATAAGTTCCTCAGCTATACGTCATGGTGATAAATATATTTTAAATGGGCATAAACGGTTTATAACGAATGGTGAAGTTGCCACATACCATACTATTTTTGCGGTGACTGACCCTGAGAAAGGATCCAGGAGTTTGACTGCTTTGGTTGTTCCACGTGATCTGCCAGGCATTGAAATTGTTGGACGTCTTGATAAAATGGGACAAAAAGCATCCGTACAGAATGAGATCAAGTACCATGATGTAGAAGTACCAGTTGAAAATCGCCTTGGTGATGAAGGAAAGGGATTCCCGATTGCTATGAGGACTTTTGACAGAACACGAACAGGTGTTGCTGCATTGAGTGTCGGCTGTGCCCGGGCTGCATTTGAAATTGCCAAAGAATGGACTCAAAAAAGAATACAATTCGGTAAGCCAATAGCAGCTAACCAGGCTATCGCATTTATGCTGGCTGATATGGCAACTGAAATTGAAGCCGCAAGGATGTTGACCTGGTATGCTGCATGGGCTTATGACACCGGGCAAAAGACAGCATCCAAACTGGCATCCATGTCAAAACTATATTCTTCTGACATGGGTATGAAAGTCACAACAGATGCAGTTCAGGTCATGGGTGGGGAAGGATACTCCAGAGCCTATCCTGTTGAGAAAATGATGCGCGATGCAAAACTTTGCCAAATCTACGAAGGCACTAATCAGGTCCAAAGAATAGTGATTTCCAAGAATATTCTTAAAGAAATGAAATCTGAATAA
- a CDS encoding energy transducer TonB, which yields MTQKNKKKKFLNLPKYPGGSAYYKRFIFDNLAYPEEALLNGIEGSVYLSFTVNDFGDVIDAKVIKGLGYGCDEEALRLVRLVKFEKVKNRGIIIQSMRRTRIDFRLKSNKTSGLSINYVLKSTEKSTSTEKKPGDSHINYNYTIKF from the coding sequence ATGACACAAAAAAATAAAAAGAAGAAATTTCTTAACCTCCCAAAATATCCTGGTGGAAGCGCTTACTATAAGCGGTTTATTTTTGATAATCTTGCATATCCGGAGGAAGCTTTACTAAATGGCATTGAGGGTTCCGTATACTTATCCTTTACAGTTAATGATTTCGGAGATGTTATTGATGCAAAGGTGATAAAAGGATTAGGCTATGGATGTGATGAAGAGGCTCTGCGTTTAGTCAGATTAGTGAAATTTGAGAAGGTAAAAAACCGTGGCATAATTATACAATCGATGAGACGCACCCGAATTGATTTCCGGTTAAAAAGCAATAAAACAAGCGGACTGAGCATAAATTATGTACTCAAATCCACAGAAAAATCCACGTCCACCGAAAAAAAACCAGGGGATTCACACATCAACTATAATTACACAATAAAATTCTGA
- the coaBC gene encoding bifunctional phosphopantothenoylcysteine decarboxylase/phosphopantothenate--cysteine ligase CoaBC: MLKGKKIIVAVTGSIAAFKSAYLVRLLVKEGAEVRVIMTPSAKDFITPLTLSTLSKNPVICSSFNQEDGHWQSHVELGTWADLMIIAPLTANTLAKMVHGIADNFVTTAYLSARCPVFFAPAMDFDMYHHPSTVENVRKLQLLGHLLIEPQVGELASGLSGPGRMEEPEKIVNVIDAYFRNGQDLVNKKILITAGPTYEAIDPVRFIGNHSSGQMGFELAHESARRGAQVILITGPTHMLIDHPSVDRVDVLTAKNMYAACSKYFPDSDITIMAAAVADFSPDHYEKNKIKKEKGELIIKLKPTKDILHELGKKKSKDKILVGFALETDNGIKAALQKLQDKNLDLIVLNSLKNKGAGFGTSTNKITIITRSGKQLNYPLKPKNEVAKDIIDQIVKLVSNHKAGAK; encoded by the coding sequence ATGCTTAAAGGTAAAAAGATCATCGTTGCTGTTACTGGAAGCATAGCGGCTTTTAAATCCGCATACCTTGTGCGTCTGCTTGTGAAAGAAGGTGCTGAGGTAAGAGTAATTATGACACCCTCTGCCAAGGACTTTATAACACCCCTGACATTATCTACGCTGTCAAAGAATCCCGTTATCTGTTCATCTTTCAATCAGGAGGATGGACATTGGCAAAGTCATGTCGAACTTGGTACATGGGCTGACCTAATGATCATTGCCCCTCTGACAGCAAATACACTGGCTAAGATGGTGCATGGAATAGCCGATAACTTTGTCACAACAGCATATTTATCTGCACGATGTCCGGTCTTTTTTGCCCCAGCAATGGATTTCGATATGTACCATCATCCATCCACCGTTGAAAATGTAAGAAAACTTCAGTTACTTGGTCATTTACTTATTGAACCACAGGTCGGTGAATTGGCCAGCGGTCTTAGCGGCCCGGGTAGAATGGAAGAACCGGAAAAGATAGTGAACGTAATAGATGCTTACTTTAGAAATGGCCAGGACCTTGTGAATAAAAAGATTCTTATTACAGCGGGACCAACATATGAAGCTATCGATCCCGTCCGGTTCATTGGGAATCATTCTTCAGGTCAGATGGGCTTTGAACTTGCACATGAATCTGCCAGGCGAGGAGCTCAGGTTATCCTGATCACCGGACCTACGCATATGCTAATAGACCACCCTTCTGTTGATAGGGTAGATGTGCTGACAGCAAAGAATATGTACGCCGCCTGCTCGAAGTATTTTCCGGATAGCGATATTACTATTATGGCCGCTGCTGTCGCTGATTTCTCCCCCGACCATTATGAAAAGAATAAAATTAAAAAAGAGAAAGGTGAGTTAATAATTAAATTAAAACCAACAAAAGATATTCTTCATGAGTTGGGGAAGAAAAAATCAAAGGATAAGATACTTGTTGGTTTCGCTTTGGAAACAGACAATGGTATAAAAGCCGCTTTGCAGAAACTTCAGGATAAAAACCTCGATCTGATCGTTCTTAACTCTTTGAAAAACAAAGGTGCTGGTTTTGGAACATCCACCAATAAAATTACCATCATCACCCGTTCTGGTAAACAACTTAACTACCCACTGAAACCTAAAAATGAAGTGGCAAAAGATATCATTGACCAGATAGTAAAACTTGTAAGTAATCATAAAGCCGGAGCTAAATAA
- the recN gene encoding DNA repair protein RecN: MLCHLFISNYALIHELDIDFSEGFSVITGETGAGKSILIGALSLILGERADTAVLKDAGKKCTVEGVFNIKDYGLEDFFLLHDLEYDEQTILRREITTNGKSRAFVNDTPVNLYILKQLGGKLINIHSQYQTLIINEADFQLTVIDNYGHLLEKVDIYRMEFIKYIELKQELNNLIKEEKRSKADEDYYNFLYTELDQAHLVDGEQEEIQKELEILTHAEDIKTSLSQITSSLQTSDDNVLAKIAEIRNIANRLSKFHDGIKTLSQRLESTLIELKDIARELEGIEQQVFINPEMISKYSSRIDMIYHLEHKHRVDSIAQLIELKNNFSDKINQIASFETQISELEKEVARREDLLRKISGEISNARRHVIPEIESEFVKILSSVGMPEAQFRIEMSSANELGKDGADKVSFLFNANRGGDLREISSVASGGERSRLMLGIKSMIARKNLLPTIIFDEIDMGVSGEIAGKVANILQKMAQEMQVIVITHLPQIAGKSKEHYLVYKYSDKDATHSAVRKLTKEERILEIAKLLSNENISESAIQTAKELLKGPVR; encoded by the coding sequence ATGTTGTGTCATCTTTTCATATCTAATTATGCTTTGATTCATGAACTGGATATTGATTTTTCTGAAGGGTTTTCGGTGATAACGGGTGAAACAGGAGCGGGAAAGTCAATACTTATCGGGGCATTATCATTGATCCTGGGTGAACGCGCAGATACAGCCGTGCTTAAGGATGCTGGAAAAAAATGTACAGTAGAAGGGGTGTTCAATATCAAGGATTATGGTCTTGAAGACTTTTTTTTATTACATGACCTGGAATATGATGAACAAACCATTTTGCGCCGGGAGATCACGACTAATGGAAAATCCAGGGCATTTGTGAACGACACACCTGTTAATCTCTATATCCTCAAACAACTTGGCGGGAAACTTATCAATATCCATTCGCAATATCAGACTTTGATAATCAATGAGGCTGATTTTCAACTGACAGTTATTGATAACTATGGACATCTGCTGGAAAAGGTTGACATATATCGAATGGAGTTTATAAAATATATTGAACTGAAACAGGAGTTAAATAATCTGATTAAAGAGGAAAAACGATCGAAAGCTGATGAGGATTATTATAACTTTCTATATACTGAACTTGACCAGGCCCATCTGGTTGATGGTGAACAGGAAGAGATTCAGAAGGAATTAGAAATCCTTACTCATGCGGAGGACATTAAAACAAGTCTTTCACAGATTACAAGCTCCCTTCAGACTTCTGATGATAATGTTTTGGCAAAAATCGCAGAAATCAGGAATATTGCTAACAGGTTATCGAAATTCCATGATGGGATCAAAACTCTGTCCCAGCGTCTTGAATCCACACTGATTGAGTTGAAAGATATTGCCCGGGAACTCGAAGGCATTGAACAGCAGGTTTTTATCAATCCTGAAATGATCAGTAAATATAGCAGCCGAATAGATATGATTTATCATCTTGAACATAAGCATCGAGTTGACTCTATCGCTCAATTAATTGAGCTTAAGAATAACTTTTCTGATAAAATCAACCAAATCGCTTCGTTTGAAACACAAATCTCGGAGCTGGAAAAGGAAGTCGCCAGAAGAGAAGATTTACTCAGGAAAATTTCAGGAGAAATTTCGAATGCCCGTCGTCACGTCATTCCGGAAATTGAAAGTGAGTTTGTAAAGATTTTATCTTCTGTGGGAATGCCTGAAGCACAGTTTAGGATAGAAATGTCTTCAGCTAATGAACTTGGCAAGGACGGTGCAGATAAAGTGTCATTCCTTTTTAATGCCAACAGGGGAGGGGATCTTAGGGAAATCTCCTCCGTTGCCTCCGGAGGTGAGAGGTCCAGGCTGATGTTGGGTATCAAATCGATGATTGCCCGGAAAAATCTTCTGCCGACTATAATATTTGATGAAATTGATATGGGCGTTTCGGGTGAGATTGCCGGCAAAGTTGCTAATATTCTTCAGAAAATGGCTCAGGAAATGCAAGTCATTGTCATCACCCACCTTCCACAAATTGCTGGCAAAAGTAAGGAACACTATCTCGTTTATAAGTATTCAGATAAAGACGCAACCCATTCAGCTGTCCGTAAACTTACTAAAGAGGAAAGAATACTTGAGATTGCAAAATTGCTCAGCAATGAGAATATTTCTGAATCTGCCATCCAAACTGCAAAAGAACTGTTAAAAGGACCGGTCAGATGA
- a CDS encoding DNA-directed RNA polymerase subunit omega, with translation MDYKKIKTESTTITRTVSDFDKETGNIYETVAIIAKRANQIGLEMKEELNKKIAEFASPVDNLEEIFENREQIEIAKYYERLPKPTLIATHEFINDQVYYRNPSKEKKTKV, from the coding sequence ATGGATTACAAGAAAATCAAGACTGAATCAACTACGATTACACGTACTGTAAGTGACTTTGACAAGGAAACTGGAAATATTTATGAAACAGTTGCGATCATTGCCAAAAGAGCTAATCAGATAGGGTTGGAGATGAAAGAAGAGCTGAATAAAAAAATCGCTGAATTTGCATCTCCGGTCGATAATCTGGAGGAAATTTTTGAAAACCGTGAACAAATCGAGATAGCTAAATATTATGAACGTCTTCCGAAGCCTACCTTGATAGCCACTCATGAATTTATTAATGACCAGGTCTATTACCGTAATCCATCGAAGGAGAAAAAAACTAAGGTTTAG
- the bamD gene encoding outer membrane protein assembly factor BamD → MFKKIATPFFFIVLFVVTNSCSKYQKLMKSTDFEEKYEMAVVYYNQGDYYKALQLFDAVLPFYRGTDKAEQLSYYYAYCHYQQGDHVLASYYFKRFTKNYPSSKYAEECYYMSAYCKYLDSPVYSLDPTSTIEAINELQLFIDVFPNSERITECNRLIDELNGKLEKKEFVIAEMYLKMEDYQAAITTFNNLLKDYPDTDYKEKTLFNLTKAYYFYALNSIETKKKERFQNAVVAYDTFVSTFPDSGYLKQASGYYNNAKKQLSN, encoded by the coding sequence ATGTTTAAAAAAATCGCTACGCCGTTTTTCTTCATTGTACTATTTGTTGTAACAAATTCCTGTTCCAAGTATCAGAAACTGATGAAAAGTACAGACTTTGAAGAAAAGTACGAAATGGCAGTTGTTTATTACAACCAGGGTGATTATTACAAGGCTTTGCAACTATTTGACGCTGTCTTACCTTTTTATCGTGGAACGGATAAAGCGGAACAACTTTCATACTATTATGCCTATTGCCACTATCAGCAAGGTGATCATGTCCTCGCAAGCTATTATTTTAAACGGTTCACAAAAAATTATCCTTCTAGTAAATATGCCGAAGAGTGTTATTATATGAGCGCTTATTGTAAATACCTCGATTCTCCTGTTTATAGCCTGGATCCAACAAGCACGATTGAAGCAATAAATGAGTTACAGCTTTTTATTGATGTATTCCCCAATAGCGAACGGATAACTGAATGTAACAGACTGATTGATGAATTAAATGGCAAGCTGGAAAAGAAGGAATTTGTAATTGCTGAGATGTATCTTAAAATGGAGGATTATCAGGCTGCTATTACGACTTTTAATAATCTTCTAAAAGATTACCCCGATACGGATTATAAAGAAAAAACCTTATTTAACCTGACAAAAGCATATTATTTTTATGCATTGAATAGTATTGAAACAAAAAAGAAAGAGAGATTTCAAAACGCTGTGGTAGCTTATGATACTTTTGTATCTACTTTTCCTGACAGTGGGTATTTAAAACAGGCAAGTGGTTATTATAATAATGCTAAAAAACAATTGTCGAATTAA